A window of the Myxococcus virescens genome harbors these coding sequences:
- a CDS encoding Lrp/AsnC family transcriptional regulator, which translates to MFLDELDHRIIDMLQRDGRATQLELARAVKLSQPAVAERIRKLEERGVITGYSARVDAAKLGKDITAFIGVSIEHPKYFDEFLTKVLSLPDVLECHRVAGQDSYLLKVKTANTRSLDSLLVGTLRTIAGVTRTQTTIVLTSMKEDTHVHVPPQPPKGA; encoded by the coding sequence ATGTTCCTGGACGAACTAGACCACCGCATCATCGACATGTTGCAGCGCGATGGCCGCGCCACGCAGCTGGAGCTGGCGCGTGCGGTGAAGCTGTCCCAGCCGGCGGTGGCGGAGCGGATCCGCAAATTGGAGGAGCGCGGCGTCATCACGGGCTACTCGGCTCGTGTGGACGCGGCGAAGCTCGGCAAGGACATCACGGCCTTCATCGGCGTGAGCATCGAGCACCCGAAATACTTCGACGAGTTCCTGACGAAGGTGTTGTCGCTGCCGGACGTCCTGGAGTGCCACCGCGTGGCGGGCCAGGACTCATACCTTCTCAAGGTGAAGACGGCGAACACCCGTTCGCTCGACTCCCTTCTGGTGGGAACGCTGCGCACCATCGCGGGAGTCACCCGCACGCAGACGACCATCGTCCTGACGTCCATGAAGGAGGACACGCATGTCCACGTGCCTCCGCAGCCCCCGAAAGGAGCGTGA
- a CDS encoding PLP-dependent aminotransferase family protein gives MSADAMSAPLPPPPVWRLAQRMSRIKTSAVREILKVAERPDILSFAGGLPAPELFPLEAIAEAHAEALATEGRAALQYSTTEGFGPLREWICGHLQNRGRQSNADQVLITNGSQQGIDLVAKVLLDPGDLIIVENPSYLAALQTFGAYEARFATVGSDDQGMRTDDLERLLATHKPKLVYVVANFQNPKGTTLSLERRRELVRLAQQYRFLILEDDPYGELRFRGEHLPSLSAFDDEGVVVSLGTFSKTLAPGMRLGWVVGPRDFVRSLAIAKQSTDLHTATLAQRAVVKLLARFDYAAHLESLRPVYGERAQAMLDALQAHMPAGTQWTHPEGGMFLWVELPGGLDAQALLPKAVEQKVAFVPGAPFFANNPRPEFMRLNYSNRPPELITEGMRRLGAVIAAELG, from the coding sequence ATGAGCGCCGACGCGATGAGCGCCCCCCTTCCCCCGCCGCCCGTATGGCGGTTGGCCCAGCGGATGTCCCGCATCAAGACGTCCGCGGTGCGCGAAATCCTGAAGGTCGCCGAGCGGCCCGACATCCTCTCCTTCGCGGGAGGCCTGCCGGCCCCGGAGCTCTTCCCGCTGGAAGCCATCGCCGAGGCGCACGCCGAGGCCCTGGCCACCGAGGGACGCGCCGCGCTCCAGTACAGCACCACTGAGGGCTTCGGCCCGCTGCGTGAGTGGATTTGCGGCCACCTCCAGAATCGCGGCCGCCAGTCCAACGCGGACCAGGTGCTCATCACCAACGGCTCGCAGCAGGGCATCGACCTGGTGGCCAAGGTCCTGCTGGACCCCGGTGACCTCATCATCGTGGAGAACCCCAGCTACCTGGCGGCGCTGCAGACGTTCGGCGCCTATGAGGCGCGCTTCGCCACGGTGGGCAGCGACGACCAGGGCATGCGCACCGACGACCTGGAGCGCCTGCTGGCCACGCACAAGCCCAAGCTGGTGTACGTGGTCGCCAACTTCCAGAACCCCAAGGGCACCACCCTGTCGCTGGAGCGGCGGCGCGAACTGGTCCGCCTGGCCCAGCAGTACCGCTTCCTCATCCTGGAGGACGACCCGTACGGCGAGCTGCGCTTCCGCGGCGAGCACCTGCCGTCCCTGTCCGCCTTCGACGACGAGGGCGTCGTCGTGTCGCTGGGCACCTTCTCCAAGACGCTGGCCCCGGGCATGCGCCTGGGCTGGGTGGTGGGCCCGCGCGACTTCGTGCGCAGCCTGGCCATCGCCAAGCAGTCCACCGACCTGCACACGGCCACGCTGGCTCAGCGCGCGGTGGTGAAGCTGCTGGCGCGCTTCGACTACGCGGCCCACCTGGAGTCGCTGCGCCCCGTCTACGGCGAGCGCGCCCAGGCCATGCTGGATGCCCTCCAGGCGCACATGCCCGCGGGCACCCAGTGGACGCACCCCGAAGGCGGCATGTTCCTGTGGGTGGAGCTGCCCGGCGGTCTGGACGCCCAGGCGCTGCTGCCCAAGGCGGTGGAGCAGAAGGTGGCCTTCGTACCGGGCGCGCCCTTCTTCGCCAACAACCCGCGCCCGGAGTTCATGCGCCTCAACTACTCCAACCGCCCGCCGGAGCTGATTACCGAGGGCATGCGCCGCCTGGGCGCCGTGATTGCCGCCGAGCTGGGTTGA
- a CDS encoding SDR family oxidoreductase has translation MQLKDLKIIVTGGAQGMGAHFAQRLHEAGAQVAVGDVAEERLAALPAGIHRRKLDVSSEEDIVSFVNWAQGAMGGLNGLINNAGILRDALLVKKDRTTGEVKKLSTADWNAVIGVNLTGATLMVREVVAKVAESGQKGGVVVNMSSIARHGNRGQSNYVSAKAALAANTVTWSREFSPFGVRVGAVAPGMIETPMTQGMNQKARDALVSNIPVGRIGVPEDIWLAVKFILECDYFNGRTIDVDGGLNF, from the coding sequence ATGCAGCTCAAGGACCTGAAGATCATCGTCACGGGCGGCGCCCAGGGCATGGGCGCTCACTTCGCGCAGCGCCTGCACGAGGCGGGCGCCCAGGTGGCCGTGGGTGACGTGGCCGAGGAGCGCCTCGCCGCGCTGCCCGCCGGCATCCACCGCCGCAAGCTGGACGTGTCCTCCGAGGAGGACATCGTCTCCTTCGTGAACTGGGCGCAGGGCGCCATGGGCGGCCTCAACGGCCTCATCAACAACGCGGGCATCCTCCGTGACGCGCTGCTGGTGAAGAAGGACCGGACCACCGGCGAGGTGAAGAAGCTGTCCACCGCCGACTGGAACGCCGTCATCGGCGTCAACCTCACGGGCGCCACGCTGATGGTGCGCGAGGTGGTGGCGAAGGTCGCCGAGTCCGGCCAGAAGGGTGGCGTGGTCGTCAACATGTCGTCCATTGCCCGCCACGGCAACCGCGGCCAGTCCAACTACGTGTCCGCGAAGGCGGCGCTGGCGGCCAACACCGTCACCTGGTCGCGCGAGTTCAGCCCCTTCGGCGTGCGCGTGGGCGCGGTGGCCCCGGGCATGATCGAGACGCCGATGACGCAGGGCATGAACCAGAAGGCCCGCGACGCGCTGGTCTCCAACATCCCCGTGGGCCGCATCGGCGTGCCCGAGGACATCTGGCTCGCCGTGAAGTTCATCCTGGAGTGCGACTACTTCAACGGCCGCACCATCGACGTGGACGGCGGCCTCAACTTCTGA